A portion of the Ferrimonas lipolytica genome contains these proteins:
- the hppD gene encoding 4-hydroxyphenylpyruvate dioxygenase has product MTQANPDWNPLATDGFEFVEYTAPDAAGITALKDLFSHLGFAEIAKHRSKEAWLYRQGDINFIINAQPHSQAAEFAKLHGPSVCGMAWRVADAGAALQYALDNGATEFAGNIGPMELMIPAVEGIGDSTLYFVDRYGERSIYDVDFIFYHDYKQRLSSKDTGLYEIDHLTHNVFQGNMNKWAGFYERIGNFREIRYFDIEGKLTGLVSRAMTGPCGKIRIPINESSDDKSQIEEYLREYQGEGIQHIAMSSDNIYETVRKLRAGGMEFMPTPDTYYDKVDERVAGHGEDLAAMKELKVLVDGAPSKDGILLQIFTQTVIGPVFFEIIQRKGNEGFGEGNFKALFESIEEDQIRRGVI; this is encoded by the coding sequence GTGACTCAAGCCAACCCAGATTGGAACCCACTTGCCACCGACGGCTTTGAATTTGTTGAATACACCGCCCCGGATGCAGCTGGCATTACCGCGCTTAAAGATCTGTTTAGCCATCTTGGTTTTGCTGAGATAGCCAAACACCGCAGCAAAGAAGCCTGGCTGTACCGTCAAGGCGATATCAATTTCATTATTAACGCCCAACCCCATTCGCAAGCTGCCGAGTTTGCTAAATTACATGGCCCAAGTGTCTGCGGTATGGCGTGGCGCGTGGCTGACGCTGGCGCTGCATTGCAATACGCACTAGATAATGGCGCTACTGAGTTTGCTGGCAACATCGGCCCAATGGAGCTGATGATTCCAGCAGTGGAGGGGATTGGTGACTCAACCCTCTATTTCGTTGATCGCTATGGTGAGCGTTCTATCTACGATGTCGATTTCATCTTCTATCACGATTACAAACAGCGCCTCAGTAGCAAAGATACTGGTTTGTATGAGATTGACCACCTGACTCACAACGTATTCCAAGGCAACATGAACAAGTGGGCTGGCTTTTATGAGCGCATTGGTAACTTTCGTGAGATCCGATACTTCGATATCGAAGGCAAACTGACAGGCTTAGTTAGCCGAGCGATGACTGGCCCATGCGGTAAGATCCGAATTCCAATTAATGAATCGTCTGACGATAAGAGCCAGATCGAAGAGTATTTGCGTGAATATCAAGGTGAGGGGATCCAGCACATTGCCATGAGTTCCGACAACATCTATGAAACCGTGCGGAAACTGCGTGCTGGCGGCATGGAGTTTATGCCGACACCGGATACCTATTACGACAAAGTGGATGAGCGTGTAGCGGGTCATGGCGAAGATTTAGCGGCGATGAAAGAGCTCAAGGTGTTGGTGGATGGCGCACCAAGTAAAGATGGGATCTTGCTGCAGATTTTTACTCAGACGGTGATTGGCCCAGTATTTTTCGAGATTATCCAACGTAAGGGCAATGAGGGGTTCGGTGAGGGTAACTTTAAGGCCCTGTTTGAATCGATTGAAGAGGATCAGATCCGCCGTGGCGTGATCTAG
- a CDS encoding fumarylacetoacetate hydrolase family protein, with translation MKLATLKNGRRDGQLVVVSKDLSHAVTVGDIAVTMQQALDDWATVAPQLELVSQQLNLGQRSDAIDFDQNACLSPLPRAYQWVDGSAYVNHVELVRKARGAEMPESFWTDPLVYQGGSDAFLAPRQDIEMGSTDWGVDFESEVAIITDDVPMGCNAEQGLEHIKLLMLVNDVSLRNLIPAELAKGFGFYQSKPSSAFSPVAVTPDELGDDWRDGKVHLPLITHLNGELFGRPNAGVDMTFDFPTLVEHAAKTRPLASGCIIGSGTVSNYDRSAGSSCLAELRMLEIIADGKPSTPFMQYGDIVKIEMVASDQSIFGSIEQTLIHYTGS, from the coding sequence ATGAAGTTAGCAACACTGAAAAATGGACGTCGCGATGGTCAGTTAGTCGTGGTTAGTAAGGATCTTAGTCACGCCGTTACTGTCGGGGATATTGCCGTAACGATGCAACAAGCCTTGGACGATTGGGCAACTGTCGCACCGCAGCTCGAACTTGTGTCCCAGCAGCTCAATCTTGGCCAACGCAGTGACGCCATCGACTTCGACCAAAACGCTTGTTTGTCACCATTGCCACGAGCCTATCAATGGGTTGATGGCAGTGCCTATGTCAATCACGTAGAGCTGGTTCGTAAGGCGCGCGGAGCCGAGATGCCAGAGTCGTTTTGGACTGATCCGCTGGTTTACCAGGGGGGCTCAGATGCCTTCTTAGCACCGCGGCAAGATATTGAAATGGGTAGCACCGACTGGGGCGTCGATTTCGAATCTGAGGTGGCGATTATCACTGATGATGTGCCGATGGGGTGTAACGCCGAGCAGGGCTTAGAGCACATCAAGTTATTGATGTTGGTTAATGATGTGTCATTGCGAAACCTTATCCCAGCTGAGCTTGCTAAAGGCTTTGGATTTTATCAATCCAAGCCATCGAGCGCGTTTTCACCGGTGGCAGTAACCCCGGATGAGCTTGGCGACGATTGGCGCGACGGTAAGGTACATCTACCATTGATTACCCACCTCAATGGTGAGCTGTTTGGCCGCCCTAATGCCGGAGTCGATATGACCTTTGATTTTCCTACGTTGGTGGAGCATGCCGCGAAAACTCGGCCATTGGCTTCGGGTTGCATCATCGGCTCGGGTACGGTCTCAAATTACGACCGTAGCGCCGGTTCTTCATGCTTGGCAGAGCTGCGAATGTTGGAAATTATTGCCGATGGCAAGCCGTCTACGCCCTTCATGCAATACGGAGATATCGTTAAAATTGAAATGGTTGCCTCAGATCAGTCTATATTTGGATCAATTGAACAAACGTTGATTCATTATACAGGAAGCTAG
- the maiA gene encoding maleylacetoacetate isomerase — protein MKLYGYWRSSAAYRVRIACHHKGLAFENISVNLVKGGGEQFLPGYSVLNPNKLVPTLVDGDRILNQSLAIIEYLDEAYPEKPLLPERAFDRAQVRALANNIAADCHPLNNLRVLKYLGNELGQEQEAKTRWYHHWVTQAFDGLELQLEHSAGLFCFGDQVTTADLCLVPQVYNAERFNVPMGQYPRIRGIVERCRALPAFELAQPELQPDAV, from the coding sequence ATCAAATTGTATGGGTACTGGCGTTCAAGTGCCGCGTATCGTGTTCGAATCGCGTGTCATCACAAAGGCCTAGCCTTTGAGAACATCTCCGTTAATTTGGTTAAGGGTGGCGGCGAGCAGTTTTTGCCCGGGTATTCAGTCCTTAACCCTAATAAGTTGGTTCCAACCTTGGTGGATGGCGATCGGATTTTAAATCAGTCCTTGGCCATCATTGAGTATTTGGATGAGGCCTATCCAGAAAAGCCGTTATTGCCTGAGCGGGCGTTCGATCGAGCGCAAGTTCGGGCATTAGCGAACAACATAGCTGCGGACTGTCATCCACTGAATAACCTACGGGTGTTGAAGTACCTTGGAAACGAGTTGGGGCAGGAGCAAGAGGCAAAGACCCGCTGGTATCACCATTGGGTTACCCAAGCCTTTGATGGATTGGAGCTACAGCTTGAGCACAGCGCTGGCTTATTTTGTTTTGGTGATCAGGTTACCACTGCAGATCTGTGTTTGGTGCCTCAGGTGTATAATGCAGAGCGGTTTAACGTGCCCATGGGGCAATACCCGCGCATTAGGGGAATCGTCGAGCGTTGTCGAGCTTTGCCTGCATTTGAATTAGCTCAACCAGAGCTGCAGCCGGATGCAGTATAG
- a CDS encoding LysR family transcriptional regulator: MDLRQLRNFVMVAEHASFTRAAKVLGVAQPAVSTAIKKLEKDLGLVLLHRQDKRVQLTAEGRELLPHAQAILQRVEQATQAMARLRDLDRGEVRIALPGMIGSYYFPALLMAFHHRYPDLKLSMYEAGTGEIRGMLERDEVDIGIIAQPGEQYGLETVPLTRAEMVAAVGYEHPLSSQDEISWEEFFQHELVMFKRGYYHRELVHEMAAETGQKPEIAFETNLLELIRSIVRQGFAITTVLKMVVENDPEIKALPFKEPIHMDLHVGWKSGRALTQADRTFLDFLLEQKTD, encoded by the coding sequence ATGGATCTCCGCCAATTACGTAATTTTGTCATGGTTGCTGAACACGCCAGCTTCACACGTGCAGCAAAGGTCTTAGGGGTTGCTCAACCCGCCGTTAGCACCGCAATAAAAAAACTCGAAAAAGATCTTGGCCTGGTGCTGTTACATCGGCAAGACAAGCGGGTGCAGCTGACCGCAGAAGGGCGTGAGTTGTTGCCCCATGCTCAAGCCATATTGCAGCGAGTAGAACAAGCCACTCAAGCGATGGCTCGTCTGCGTGACTTGGACCGCGGCGAAGTACGCATCGCGTTACCAGGTATGATCGGTTCCTACTATTTCCCTGCATTGTTGATGGCATTCCATCATCGCTATCCCGATCTTAAGCTGTCGATGTACGAAGCTGGTACTGGCGAAATCCGCGGCATGCTTGAGCGTGATGAGGTTGATATCGGCATCATTGCCCAACCGGGTGAACAATACGGTTTAGAGACAGTTCCGTTAACCAGAGCAGAGATGGTCGCTGCGGTCGGTTACGAGCACCCACTATCGTCGCAAGATGAGATCAGCTGGGAGGAGTTTTTCCAGCATGAATTGGTCATGTTTAAACGCGGTTATTACCACCGCGAGCTGGTACATGAAATGGCAGCTGAAACCGGCCAAAAGCCTGAGATTGCCTTCGAAACGAACCTCCTCGAACTGATTCGAAGCATTGTCCGCCAAGGTTTTGCTATTACCACCGTCCTGAAGATGGTGGTCGAGAACGACCCAGAAATTAAGGCTCTGCCATTTAAAGAACCTATCCACATGGATCTTCATGTTGGTTGGAAGAGCGGCCGCGCCCTAACTCAAGCCGATCGTACCTTCCTCGACTTCCTGCTTGAACAGAAGACTGACTGA
- a CDS encoding MFS transporter, with product MQQARKTLLVTLAVSLISVSGIALPYPILAPLFIELQHPLASFAGLPPKLLLGISLAIYPLGILVGSNIIGSWSDRIGRKKALAITMFGAVLGYLLSAFAVMQGSFVLFCLSRLLTGLCEGNLSIARAIAADLHPTIDRTRAFSLLSATSYAGYLVGPLIGGFLLPMGAELAFAVAALACLISVVMIVVMLPADKPTASEGSSHSLSLIRLPTIKPFFYMYLALMLALNGFYEFYPVLQVEMLGFNSMQIAWSTVIITASMIIAATLLVMPIKRRFGMASTACLSMFVYAIALLCFTLLPQFYLVTFIVIGASIALFNAMLPSYLSELGSDGGGQGQLMGLMTTTFCIGNVAMAIIGSLLALIDTRLALAGSALLGLIATWQFYKHHYQRTLWREHISSQITEQ from the coding sequence ATGCAACAAGCTCGAAAAACGCTGCTGGTGACGCTCGCAGTTTCACTTATCAGCGTTTCTGGCATCGCCCTGCCCTATCCCATTCTCGCGCCGCTTTTTATTGAGCTGCAACACCCATTGGCGAGTTTCGCTGGTTTGCCTCCCAAATTGTTACTGGGAATATCGTTGGCAATCTACCCCTTGGGCATTCTCGTGGGCAGTAACATTATCGGCTCGTGGTCAGATCGTATCGGCCGTAAAAAAGCGTTAGCAATAACGATGTTTGGCGCTGTCCTTGGTTACCTTCTATCGGCATTTGCCGTAATGCAGGGAAGCTTTGTGTTATTTTGCCTAAGTCGTCTGCTTACCGGCTTGTGCGAGGGCAACCTCAGTATCGCCCGCGCCATCGCAGCGGATCTACACCCTACCATTGACCGTACTCGTGCCTTTTCACTGCTCAGTGCCACCAGCTATGCCGGTTATCTTGTCGGCCCACTAATTGGCGGTTTCCTATTACCCATGGGCGCCGAGCTCGCCTTTGCAGTAGCGGCCTTAGCGTGTTTGATTTCAGTAGTAATGATTGTTGTGATGCTCCCTGCGGATAAACCGACGGCTAGTGAGGGTAGCAGCCACAGCTTGTCATTAATCCGGCTACCGACCATCAAACCATTTTTCTACATGTACCTCGCGCTGATGTTAGCGCTTAATGGCTTCTACGAGTTCTATCCAGTACTGCAGGTGGAGATGTTGGGATTTAACAGCATGCAGATTGCCTGGAGCACGGTCATTATCACCGCCTCAATGATCATCGCAGCGACCTTATTGGTCATGCCGATTAAGCGACGTTTTGGCATGGCCTCTACGGCTTGCCTATCGATGTTTGTCTACGCCATTGCGCTGCTGTGTTTTACCTTGCTACCCCAATTTTACTTAGTGACCTTTATCGTTATCGGTGCCTCTATCGCGTTATTTAACGCCATGTTACCCAGTTACCTATCAGAATTGGGCAGTGATGGTGGTGGCCAGGGGCAACTGATGGGATTAATGACCACCACCTTCTGCATAGGCAACGTTGCTATGGCCATCATCGGGTCACTGTTAGCGCTAATCGATACCCGCTTGGCTCTGGCGGGTTCCGCTTTGCTTGGGCTTATTGCAACGTGGCAATTTTATAAACATCATTATCAAAGAACCTTATGGCGTGAACATATTTCTTCGCAAATAACTGAGCAATAA
- the gltX gene encoding glutamate--tRNA ligase, with protein MTVKTRFAPSPTGFLHVGGARTALYSWLYARNQGGQFVLRIEDTDIERSTQEAIDAIIEGMDWLGLNWEEGPYYQTKRFDRYNSLIDQLLEEGKAYKCYCSRERLDGLREQQMADGEKPRYDGKCRDGAEHDADAPFVIRFRNPQEGTVTFDDHVRGSIEVANGELDDLIIRRTDGSPTYNFCVVVDDWDMGITQVVRGEDHINNTPRQINIYHALGAPVPEFAHVSMILGDDGAKLSKRHGAVSVMQYRDDGYLPEALLNYLVRLGWSNGDQEIFSKQEMIELFSLKAISKSASAFNTEKLLWLNQHYMKTMSADYVAEQLAWHFNDQKIDVANGPALTELVPVMAERCHTLKELAESSRYYYEDFAQFDAAAAKKHLRPVAQAPLELVKDKLAALTDWNAEAIHQCIQDAAAELELGMGKVGMPLRVAVTGAGQSPSLDQTILLIGQTRAVERIGKAVEFVANRANS; from the coding sequence ATGACCGTAAAAACTCGCTTCGCTCCAAGCCCAACTGGATTTTTGCATGTTGGTGGCGCCCGTACTGCTCTTTACTCTTGGCTATATGCCCGTAACCAAGGCGGCCAGTTTGTGTTGCGTATCGAAGATACTGACATCGAGCGCTCCACTCAGGAAGCTATCGACGCCATTATTGAAGGTATGGATTGGCTCGGATTGAACTGGGAAGAGGGTCCGTACTATCAGACCAAGCGTTTCGATCGCTACAACAGCCTGATTGACCAGCTGCTGGAAGAGGGCAAAGCCTACAAATGTTATTGCTCGCGCGAGCGTTTAGATGGTTTGCGTGAACAACAGATGGCTGATGGCGAGAAACCTCGTTATGACGGTAAGTGTCGTGACGGTGCCGAGCATGACGCAGACGCGCCATTTGTTATTCGTTTCCGTAACCCACAAGAGGGAACGGTAACCTTTGATGACCACGTGCGTGGCTCGATCGAAGTGGCTAACGGCGAGTTGGATGATTTGATTATCCGCCGCACCGACGGCAGCCCAACCTATAACTTCTGTGTAGTGGTTGATGACTGGGATATGGGTATTACTCAAGTTGTTCGTGGCGAAGACCACATCAACAACACCCCTCGTCAGATCAACATCTATCACGCTTTAGGCGCTCCAGTACCGGAGTTTGCTCACGTATCTATGATCTTGGGTGACGATGGTGCCAAGCTGTCTAAACGTCATGGTGCAGTTAGCGTGATGCAATACCGCGATGACGGTTACCTGCCAGAAGCGCTATTGAACTATCTTGTACGCTTAGGCTGGTCTAACGGTGACCAAGAGATCTTCTCTAAGCAGGAGATGATCGAGCTATTCTCGTTAAAAGCGATCAGTAAGTCGGCGTCCGCATTTAATACTGAAAAACTGTTATGGTTGAACCAGCATTATATGAAGACCATGTCCGCCGATTATGTCGCAGAGCAATTGGCTTGGCATTTCAACGATCAAAAGATCGATGTTGCCAATGGCCCCGCTTTGACTGAATTGGTGCCAGTAATGGCAGAACGCTGTCATACACTTAAAGAGCTGGCAGAAAGTAGTCGTTATTACTATGAAGACTTTGCCCAGTTCGATGCGGCGGCAGCGAAGAAGCATTTGCGCCCAGTAGCTCAAGCCCCGCTGGAGCTGGTTAAAGACAAATTGGCAGCACTTACTGACTGGAATGCAGAAGCAATTCACCAGTGTATTCAAGATGCTGCGGCTGAATTAGAGCTTGGTATGGGTAAAGTTGGTATGCCACTGCGCGTTGCCGTTACTGGTGCCGGACAGTCTCCAAGCTTGGATCAAACCATATTGCTCATAGGTCAGACACGCGCTGTTGAGAGAATCGGCAAAGCGGTTGAATTTGTAGCAAACAGAGCAAATTCCTGA
- a CDS encoding arylesterase, with protein sequence MAGADCEEVIVRKSLLLLLLALTVGNAWAKPVSILILGDSLSASYGMDEADGWVNILRQRNDSYELINASVSGETSGGALRRLPSLLTRHQPQWIFIELGGNDGLRGFPPTITQRNLDQIIQLAHASGSQILLSQVMLPPNYGRRYTDQFDQVFQTLNEQHQLTLVPFFMEPIAPKPNLMQADGIHPNKQAQPLIADFMEQWFLQVAG encoded by the coding sequence ATGGCGGGAGCGGATTGCGAAGAGGTCATAGTGCGAAAATCCTTATTACTACTGTTATTAGCGTTAACCGTTGGCAACGCTTGGGCAAAGCCAGTTTCAATTCTTATTTTGGGTGACAGCTTGAGTGCCAGCTATGGCATGGACGAAGCCGATGGCTGGGTTAATATTCTCCGCCAACGCAATGATAGCTATGAACTTATCAATGCCTCCGTTAGTGGGGAAACCAGCGGAGGGGCATTACGTCGTCTACCGAGCCTGCTTACGCGGCACCAACCACAGTGGATCTTTATCGAATTGGGCGGTAACGATGGATTACGAGGCTTTCCGCCAACCATCACACAGCGTAACCTCGATCAAATAATCCAATTGGCACACGCCAGCGGCAGCCAAATATTACTGTCACAAGTGATGCTACCACCGAACTACGGTCGCCGTTACACCGATCAGTTCGATCAAGTGTTTCAAACTCTTAATGAACAGCATCAATTAACCCTAGTGCCATTTTTCATGGAGCCAATAGCTCCAAAGCCAAATTTGATGCAAGCGGACGGTATTCACCCAAATAAACAAGCTCAACCGCTGATCGCCGACTTTATGGAGCAGTGGTTCCTGCAAGTTGCAGGTTAG
- a CDS encoding ABC transporter ATP-binding protein produces the protein MTSSQSAPAIVVRALSQKVSTLDGTLSILDGVNLEILQGQSVAIIGSSGAGKSTLLSLLAGLDRASEGEIWLAGEPLHQLDEEQRAALRGRSVGFIFQSFMLVDSLTALENVMLPLELSGGDDPHKQASQLLERVGLSQRLDHFPNQLSGGEQQRVAIARAFASKPQILFADEPTGNLDHQNSETVEELLFSLNRELGTTLVLVTHDLELAKRCQRQVRMHAGQLEE, from the coding sequence ATGACCTCTTCGCAATCCGCTCCCGCCATTGTTGTACGGGCTCTGAGTCAAAAGGTATCAACCTTAGACGGTACTCTGTCAATCCTTGATGGCGTTAACCTGGAAATTTTACAGGGGCAAAGCGTAGCGATTATTGGATCCTCCGGTGCCGGTAAATCGACATTGCTGTCGTTATTGGCTGGCTTGGATCGTGCCAGTGAGGGTGAGATCTGGCTAGCTGGAGAGCCGTTACATCAATTAGATGAAGAGCAGCGGGCGGCACTGCGTGGACGTAGTGTAGGCTTTATTTTTCAGTCTTTTATGTTAGTTGATAGTCTGACGGCACTAGAAAACGTGATGCTGCCATTGGAGTTAAGCGGTGGCGATGACCCCCATAAACAAGCCAGCCAATTACTGGAACGGGTTGGTTTATCGCAGCGGCTCGATCATTTCCCTAATCAGTTATCTGGCGGGGAGCAACAACGGGTAGCGATTGCCCGAGCCTTTGCCAGCAAACCCCAAATTCTGTTCGCCGATGAGCCAACCGGTAATCTCGATCATCAAAATAGTGAGACGGTGGAGGAGCTACTGTTTAGCCTCAACCGCGAGCTGGGCACTACCTTGGTATTGGTAACTCACGATCTGGAACTTGCCAAGCGCTGTCAACGACAGGTGCGGATGCACGCTGGCCAGCTGGAGGAGTGA